A genomic segment from Solenopsis invicta isolate M01_SB chromosome 5, UNIL_Sinv_3.0, whole genome shotgun sequence encodes:
- the LOC105195340 gene encoding odorant receptor 82a: MSNYNRAPESNQKKYHGYSLQLNRWFLILIGAWPQINASSKIFILIQVLFCWSVVASMTVPCLIYVLFEKISIKTKLKALGPLIHRAMGIVNYCVLLKRSGDISKLIRHMEADWSLIQKTDNCEVMLQHAKLGRFITIICGVIMQGGVFLFSLARAMKTVPITVDNQTFMTHPMTCPIYSKIIDTRFSPVNEVALALQFVSMFIMNCSSVGVCSLAAVFAIHACGQLNVLYAWLHKLVEEQEKSKQTTKRKLAAIVEHHLRVLSFVSLIEDIMNTVSLAQLMGCTTVMCLIGYYMIMAWETLDAANIISCVFTYLSYGFNIFIFCYIGEIVTEKCKYVGEMAYMTNWHDLHHKTARGLVLIILQSSNVVKITAGKLINLSFITFGDVIKSSMVYLNILRAMTT; the protein is encoded by the exons ATGTCAAATTATAACCGCGCACCAGAAAGCAACCAAAAGAAATATCACGGTTACAGTTTACAATTAAATCGATGGTTTCTCATACTAATCGGTGCGTGGCCACAAATAAATGCATCGAGCAAAATCTTTATACTAATACAAGTTTTGTTTTGTTGGAGCGTGGTAGCATCAATGACGGTACCGTGTCTAATATATGTGTTATTTGAGAAAATCAGCATCAAGACAAAATTGAAAGCTTTGGGGCCACTGATTCACAGGGCCATGGGCATAGTAAATTACTGCGTGTTGCTCAAGCGCAGCGGTGACATTAGTAAATTGATACGACATATGGAAGCAGATTGGAGTCTCATACAAAAAACCGATAATTGCGAGGTGATGTTGCAACACGCCAAGCTCGGTCGTTTCATTACCATAATCTGTGGAGTAATTATGCAGGGCGGTGTATTCCTGTTCAGTTTAGCGAGGGCGATGAAAACTGTACCTATTACCGTTGACAACCAGACTTTTATGACGCATCCAATGACGTGTCcaatttatagtaaaatcaTCGACACAAGATTTAGCCCTGTGAATGAAGTCGCATTGGCATTGCAATTTGTGTCAATGTTCATAATGAATTGCTCTAGCGTTGGTGTTTGCAGTTTGGCTGCCGTCTTCGCGATACATGCTTGTGGTCAACTGAACGTGCTGTACGCATGGTTACATAAACTTGTTGAAGAGCAGGAAAAAAGCAAACAGACAACTAAACGAAAATTGGCAGCTATCGTGGAGCATCATCTGAGAGTATTGAG TTTTGTATCACTCATTGAAGATATTATGAATACAGTTTCTCTTGCACAATTAATGGGATGCACAACAGTTATGTGCTTAATCGGATATTACATGATTATG GCTTGGGAAACGCTCGATGCAGCAAACATAATATCTTGCGTTTTTACATATTTGTCATacggttttaatatttttatattttgctacATCGGAGAAATTGTTACAGAAAAg TGTAAATATGTCGGGGAAATGGCATATATGACTAACTGGCATGATTTACATCACAAAACTGCACGTGGTTTGGTTTTAATTATTCTCCAATCAAGTAACGTGGTTAAGATCACTGCAGGAAAGTTAATCAATTTATCTTTCATAACTTTTGGGGAT GTAATTAAATCTTCCATggtgtatttaaatattttacgagcAATGACCAcgtaa
- the LOC105195341 gene encoding odorant receptor 82a-like isoform X1, whose product MKKPSNRQNSPVAFNYIENKEYSIQPIRWLLKPISVWPVTDSSIVERILSVVLLIVCIFLIASTLVPCALAIFLDETKDLEMKMRDFGPLSNWILASLKYVSLLTHVGDIHRCIKHIETDWRAVTKLEEQEMMLRNARIGRFIAIFSATIMHSGVFSYGIFRGMTLSAQSTESNNVTVRPLPFPFYEKIVDTTTSPMYEIVFVTQCLSTFVVNSVGVGTCSLTAVFVMHACGQLNILMSLLDNLIDKENEKRNSSQKFAVIIEHHLKVLSFVSHIDKITNVVCLVEVVGCTLHMCLLGYYCILDWNQGEMEGMVSYAIILISVIFNIFMFCYIGEILSEQCGQIGETAYMTNWYLLPGNTALSLVLIILKSSIAVKITAGKMIDLSLSTFGTVVKSALAYLNILRTLINVT is encoded by the exons ATGAAGAAGCCCTCGAATCGACAGAACTCACCGGTcgcatttaattatatagagAACAAGGAGTACAGCATACAGCCGATTCGTTGGTTGCTGAAGCCGATAAGTGTCTGGCCGGTAACGGATTCGTCGATTGTGGAAAGGATTTTATCAGTGGTGCTACTGATAGTATGCATTTTTTTGATCGCCAGCACTTTGGTGCCTTGCGCGTTGGCTATATTCCTGGACGAGACCAAGGACTTGGAGATGAAGATGCGCGATTTCGGACCGCTCAGCAACTGGATACTGGCGAGTCTCAAGTATGTCTCGTTACTGACGCACGTTGGCGACATACATCGATGTATCAAGCATATAGAGACGGATTGGCGGGCCGTGACAAAACTCGAGGAGCAAGAGATGATGCTAAGAAATGCTAGGATAGGTCGTTTCATCGCGATATTCTCCGCGACAATTATGCACAGTGGCGTATTCTCGTACGGAATTTTCCGAGGAATGACGTTGAGTGCCCAGTCTACCGAGAGCAATAACGTGACGGTGCGTCCGCTACCTTTCCCATTTTATGAGAAGATTGTGGACACTACAACAAGTCCAATGTACGAGATAGTGTTCGTAACACAGTGTCTATCCACGTTCGTCGTGAATTCTGTAGGAGTAGGCACTTGCAGCCTCACCGCTGTTTTTGTAATGCATGCCTGCGGTCAGTTAAACATCTTGATGTCCTTGTTGGATAATTTGATCGATAAAGAAAACGAAAAGAGAAACTCTTCACAGAAATTCGCTGTCATCATCGAGCATCATTTAAAAGTACTCAG CTTCGTATCTCATATAGACAAAATTACGAATGTAGTTTGCCTCGTGGAAGTAGTAGGGTGCACGCTACACATGTGTCTCTTGGGTTATTATTGCATACTG GATTGGAACCAAGGCGAAATGGAAGGTATGGTATCGTACGCTATAATACTGATCTCGGTTATCTTCAACATCTTTATGTTTTGTTACATCGGAGAGATCCTTTCGGAACAG TGTGGCCAAATTGGTGAGACAGCTTACATGACAAACTGGTATCTGTTACCTGGAAATACTGCTCTTAGTCTCGTTTTGATCATTTTAAAATCCAGTATTGCAGTCAAAATCACTGCTGGAAAGATGAttgatctttctctttctacctTTGGTACC GTAGTTAAATCCGCGTTAGCGTATTTAAACATACTTCGTACCCtaataaatgttacataa
- the LOC105195341 gene encoding uncharacterized protein LOC105195341 isoform X2: MKKPSNRQNSPVAFNYIENKEYSIQPIRWLLKPISVWPVTDSSIVERILSVVLLIVCIFLIASTLVPCALAIFLDETKDLEMKMRDFGPLSNWILASLKYVSLLTHVGDIHRCIKHIETDWRAVTKLEEQEMMLRNARIGRFIAIFSATIMHSGVFSYGIFRGMTLSAQSTESNNVTVRPLPFPFYEKIVDTTTSPMYEIVFVTQCLSTFVVNSVGVGTCSLTAVFVMHACGQLNILMSLLDNLIDKENEKRNSSQKFAVIIEHHLKVLSFVSHIDKITNVVCLVEVVGCTLHMCLLGYYCILDWNQGEMEGMVSYAIILISVIFNIFMFCYIGEILSEQLIVRVSFIKMRYCRKRIVRFNHTITVWPNW; the protein is encoded by the exons ATGAAGAAGCCCTCGAATCGACAGAACTCACCGGTcgcatttaattatatagagAACAAGGAGTACAGCATACAGCCGATTCGTTGGTTGCTGAAGCCGATAAGTGTCTGGCCGGTAACGGATTCGTCGATTGTGGAAAGGATTTTATCAGTGGTGCTACTGATAGTATGCATTTTTTTGATCGCCAGCACTTTGGTGCCTTGCGCGTTGGCTATATTCCTGGACGAGACCAAGGACTTGGAGATGAAGATGCGCGATTTCGGACCGCTCAGCAACTGGATACTGGCGAGTCTCAAGTATGTCTCGTTACTGACGCACGTTGGCGACATACATCGATGTATCAAGCATATAGAGACGGATTGGCGGGCCGTGACAAAACTCGAGGAGCAAGAGATGATGCTAAGAAATGCTAGGATAGGTCGTTTCATCGCGATATTCTCCGCGACAATTATGCACAGTGGCGTATTCTCGTACGGAATTTTCCGAGGAATGACGTTGAGTGCCCAGTCTACCGAGAGCAATAACGTGACGGTGCGTCCGCTACCTTTCCCATTTTATGAGAAGATTGTGGACACTACAACAAGTCCAATGTACGAGATAGTGTTCGTAACACAGTGTCTATCCACGTTCGTCGTGAATTCTGTAGGAGTAGGCACTTGCAGCCTCACCGCTGTTTTTGTAATGCATGCCTGCGGTCAGTTAAACATCTTGATGTCCTTGTTGGATAATTTGATCGATAAAGAAAACGAAAAGAGAAACTCTTCACAGAAATTCGCTGTCATCATCGAGCATCATTTAAAAGTACTCAG CTTCGTATCTCATATAGACAAAATTACGAATGTAGTTTGCCTCGTGGAAGTAGTAGGGTGCACGCTACACATGTGTCTCTTGGGTTATTATTGCATACTG GATTGGAACCAAGGCGAAATGGAAGGTATGGTATCGTACGCTATAATACTGATCTCGGTTATCTTCAACATCTTTATGTTTTGTTACATCGGAGAGATCCTTTCGGAACAG TTAATTGTGCGTGtgagttttattaaaatgcgATATTGTCGCAAGCGTATTGTTCGATTTAATCATACTATAACAGTGTGGCCAAATTGGTGA
- the LOC105195342 gene encoding odorant receptor 82a-like: MENELTNNPSVSVPKHLIEYKYNEYSIQIIRWILKAINAWPRPADISIVEKIHSDFARFMCYFLIIAVMVPNGLSMFLDKQLPYADKLQNFGPFTFWAIAIVNYSCLLIHIDDIRDCVEHVKVDWRIIKGLEDRKVMLKTARLGRFFAGFCAVFMHCGVFSYNIVQGTLKTALQMENGSVTVRTLPYPFYHKILNAYYSPAYECVFFMQFLSSFIVNSVTVATCSLAAVFVMHACGQIKIMISWLENFIDNRNEEGTSMRQKYAIIVNHHLRIISFVSRIEKIMNIICLVELLGCTMHICCLGYYCMMDYFSGDKRSILSHGMVLCSITFNIFIFCYIGEILSEQGEQIGKSAYMTNWHLLPGKSAQGIILIILRSNTVLKITAGKIVQLSFATFGDVIKSALAYLNMLRTILVL; encoded by the exons ATGGAGAATGAACTCACGAATAATCCTAGCGTCTCCGTGCCCAAGCATTTGATCGAATACAAATACAATGAATATAGCATCCAGATAATACGTTGGATTCTCAAAGCAATTAATGCATGGCCACGTCCCGCCGACATCTCAATCGTCGAGAAGATCCATTCCGATTTCGCAAGATTTATGTGCTACTTCCTGATAATCGCCGTCATGGTACCGAACGGTTTAAGTATGTTTTTGGATAAGCAGCTGCCTTATGCGGACAAACTGCAGAACTTCGGCCCATTCACCTTCTGGGCTATAGCGATAGTAAATTATTCCTGCCTCCTGATACACATTGACGACATACGTGATTGTGTGGAGCACGTAAAGGTAGACTGGCGGATCATCAAAGGTTTGGAGGATCGGAAAGTGATGCTGAAAACTGCCCGGCTAGGCCGTTTTTTCGCCGGTTTCTGTGCCGTGTTCATGCACTGCGGCGTGTTCTCATACAATATCGTCCAAGGAACTCTAAAGACTGCTTTACAAATGGAGAATGGCAGTGTAACAGTTCGTACTTTACCCTATCCGTTCTACCACAAGATCCTGAACGCATACTACAGTCCAGCGTACGAGTGCGTATTCTTTATGCAATTCCTCTCGTCCTTCATCGTGAACAGCGTTACAGTTGCCACATGTAGCTTGGCAGCAGTTTTCGTGATGCACGCATGCGGCCAAATAAAAATCATGATATCTTGgctagaaaattttattgacaatAGAAATGAAGAAGGAACTTCTATGAGGCAAAAATACGCAATCATTGTAAATCATCATTTGAGAATCATAAG TTTTGTATCTcgaatagaaaaaattatgaatataatttgtCTTGTGGAATTATTGGGATGTACAATGCATATATGTTGCTTAGGATACTACTGTATGATG GATTATTTTTCAGGCGACAAACGAAGTATCTTATCGCATGGGATGGTATTATGTTCAatcacttttaatatttttatattttgttacatcgGGGAAATACTTTCTGAAcag GGCGAACAGATTGGTAAATCTGCCTATATGACAAACTGGCATCTCTTGCCTGGGAAATCCGCTCAggggattattttgataatcttaaGATCCAATACTGTCCTCAAGATAACTGCGGGAAAGATTGTCCAGCTTTCATTTGCCACTTTCGGTGAC GTAATAAAATCTGCGTTAGCGTATTTAAATATGCTTCGGACTATACtggttttataa
- the LOC105195343 gene encoding uncharacterized protein LOC105195343, protein MLDHSKLKSSSLEPVTGDWNYSIQLNRWFLKPIGAWPLTLCETTMEKIICIVLTIGSAFLICFLLIPCTLCSILVDTDLDTKIKTIGPNSFILMAAVKQYILITRSENISKCIRDIRADWDHVALGHREIMMTTAKFGRWLSCVSAIFMYSAGIFFTTIMPICARRTQVINNETVRSLSFPIYRGLFDPRATPFFEIAQFTQALAGYVIYTITIGVCSLAAVLVMHACGQFQIVMSKMEDLASEKEKKSASRHEGRLGDIVEHHIRILSFIARTEKLLNEICLVDVIGCTLNICFVGFNMMTEWENRETLGTMTYLSFVISFTFNIFILCYIGELLAEQCIEIGIKSYMINWYRIPNKGALGLILIMTMSNATIKLTAGKFMSLSLASFCSVSKNIVRIIILVHPYTKIIFHYSSNRCNEKSFRSSVSCVHRRDLVITMLGRSKPKSSSLEPVADFNYSIKVNRLFMKSIGAWPFSLCETTKEKIGQIVLAMTSCFLLLFMFIPCTLCIILAKIDLKAKITMVGPDSFILMGVCKQFVLLTKSKSISECIRDIRADWDHIAMDSEKNREIMSTTAKFGRWLSTISAIFMFSAGLFFTTIMPIFAGRTEIIDNETVRSLAVPVYRKILDPRSTPYFEIVLLMEAVGCNAIYSFTVSVYSMAAIFVMHTCGQFQILMLKMDDLADGKESKLANNTYQGRLGEIVKLHVKILSFIARTEELLNGICLVDVIGCTLNVCFLGFYLITEWENSEAIGTIMYGLLMTSFTFNIFILCYIGDLLADQCVEIGTKAYMIEWYRIHPNKGALGLILMMTKSNSTLKLTAGKFFNLSLDTFGAVMKTSMGYLNLLRTFV, encoded by the exons ATGCTCGATCATTCGAAGTTGAAGTCGAGCTCTCTCGAGCCTGTGACGGGCGATTGGAACTACAGCATTCAGCTGAATCGCTGGTTCCTGAAGCCAATTGGCGCGTGGCCGTTAACACTCTGTGAGACTACAATGGAGAAGATCATTTGCATAGTTCTAACAATAGGCAGTGCTTTCTTGATATGTTTCCTGCTTATCCCGTGCACTCTTTGTAGTATCCTAGTGGACACCGATCTCGACACTAAGATCAAGACGATCGGTCcaaacagttttattttaatggCCGCGGTGAAACAGTACATCCTCATTACCCGCAGCGAGAACATCAGCAAGTGCATTCGAGATATCCGCGCGGACTGGGACCACGTCGCGTTGGGCCACCGAGAAATAATGATGACCACTGCCAAGTTTGGCAGGTGGCTCTCCTGTGTCAGCGCGATTTTTATGTACTCCGCCGGCATATTTTTTACCACGATTATGCCGATCTGCGCGAGAAGGACACAGGTCATCAATAACGAGACGGTGAGGTCGCTCTCCTTCCCGATCTACCGCGGCCTCTTTGATCCGCGCGCTACGCCGTTCTTCGAAATCGCGCAGTTCACGCAAGCTCTTGCTGGTTATGTCATTTACACGATTACCATTGGCGTGTGTAGTCTGGCAGCGGTATTGGTCATGCACGCCTGCGGCCAATTCCAAATAGTTATGTCAAAGATGGAGGATCTTGcaagtgaaaaagaaaaaaagagcgcGAGTAGGCATGAAGGAAGACTCGGTGACATTGTGGAACATCACATCAGAATATTGAG TTTTATCGCTCGTACCGAGAAGCTTTTAAACGAGATTTGTCTCGTGGACGTAATCGGATGTACACTCAACATATGTTTTGTAGGATTCAATATGATGACG GAATGGGAAAATCGTGAAACACTAGGAACAATGACGTACCTTTCGTTCGTCATATCTTTCacattcaatatatttatcCTTTGCTATATTGGCGAACTTCTTGCCGAACAG TGTATAGAAATCGGCATAAAGTCCTATATGATAAACTGGTATCGTATTCCAAATAAAGGTGCACTCGGTTTGATATTGATCATGACAATGTCCAATGCTACGATCAAACTCACAGCTGGAAAATTTATGAGTTTATCTTTGGCCAGCTTTTGCAGTGTGAGTAAAAATATCgttagaattattattcttgttcatccatatacaaaaattattttccattattcaAGTAATAGATGCAATGAAAAAAGTTTCAGGTCA TCAGTCAGTTGTGTGCATCGTCGCGATTTAGTCATTACCATGCTGGGTCGTTCAAAGCCGAAGTCGAGCTCTCTCGAGCCTGTGGCCGACTTCAACTATAGCATTAAAGTGAATCGCTTGTTCATGAAGTCGATCGGCGCATGGCCGTTTTCACTCTGCGaaactacaaaagaaaaaatcggTCAGATAGTTCTGGCAATGACCAGTTGTTTCTTGTTATTGTTCATGTTTATCCCATGCACTCTTTGTATTATCCTAGCAAAAATCGATCTCAAAGCTAAGATCACTATGGTCGGTCCAGACAGTTTTATTTTGATGGGCGTGTGCAAGCAGTTCGTTCTACTTACCAAGAGCAAGAGCATCAGCGAATGCATTCGGGATATCCGCGCAGACTGGGACCATATCGCGATGGATAGCGAAAAAAACCGAGAAATAATGTCGACCACTGCCAAGTTCGGCAGATGGCTCTCCACAATCAGCGCGATTTTCATGTTCAGCGCTGGCCTTTTCTTCACCACGATTATGCCAATCTTCGCGGGAAGGACGGAGATCATCGACAATGAGACGGTGAGATCGCTCGCCGTCCCGGTTTACCGCAAAATCTTAGATCCGCGTTCTACGCCGTACTTCGAAATTGTGCTGTTGATGGAAGCCGTTGGTTGTAACGCGATTTATTCATTCACTGTCAGCGTATATAGTATGGCAGCGATATTTGTCATGCACACTTGCGGTCAGTTCCAAATACTCATGCTGAAGATGGACGATCTTGCAGATGGAAAAGAAAGCAAGCTCGCGAATAATACGTATCAAGGAAGACTCGGTGAAATTGTGAAACTTCATGTCAAAATACTGAG TTTTATTGCTCGTACCGAGGAGCTTTTAAACGGGATTTGCCTCGTGGATGTAATCGGATGTACACTCAACGTATGTTTTTTAGGATTCTATTTGATTACG GAATGGGAAAATAGTGAAGCAATAGGAACAATAATGTATGGTTTGTTGATGACATCCTTCACGTTCAATATATTTATCCTTTGTTATATTGGCGATCTCCTTGCCGATCAG tGCGTAGAAATCGGCACAAAGGCTTACATGATAGAGTGGTACCGTATTCACCCAAATAAGGGTGCGCTCGGTTTGATATTGATGATGACAAAATCCAATTCTACGCTCAAACTCACAgctggaaaattttttaatctatcttTGGACACCTTTGGCGCT gtCATGAAAACATCAATGGGTTATCTGAATTTACTTCGAACTTTCGTTTAA
- the LOC105195345 gene encoding odorant receptor 22c-like: protein MLGRSKPKSSSLEPVADFNYSIQVNRLFMKSIGAWPFSLCETTMEKIGQIVLAMTSCFLLLFMFIPCTLCIILAKIDLKAKIAMVGPDSFILMGVCKQFALLTKSKSISECIRDIRADWDYIAMDSKKNREIMSTTAKFGRWLSTVSAIFMFSAGLFFTTITPIFAGKTEIIDNETVRSLAVPVYREILDPRSTPYFEIVLLTEAVGCNAIYSFTVSVYSMAAIFVMHTCGQFQILMLKMDDLADGKESKLANNTYQGRLGEIVKLHVRILSFIARIEELLNGICLVDVIGCTLNVCFLGFYLITEWENSEAIGTIMYGLLMTSFTFNIFILCYIGDLLADQCVEIGTKAYMIEWYRIHPNKGALGLMLMMTKSNSTLKLTAGKFFSLSLDTFGAVMRTSMAYLNLLRTFF, encoded by the exons ATGCTGGGTCGTTCAAAGCCAAAATCGAGCTCTCTCGAGCCTGTGGCCGATTTCAACTATAGCATTCAAGTGAATCGCTTGTTCATGAAGTCGATCGGCGCGTGGCCGTTTTCACTCTGCGAAACTACAATGGAAAAGATCGGTCAGATAGTTCTGGCAATGACCAGTTGTTTCTTGTTATTGTTCATGTTTATCCCATGCACTCTTTGTATTATCCTAGCAAAAATCGATCTCAAAGCCAAGATCGCTATGGTCGGTCCAGACAGTTTTATCTTGATGGGCGTGTGCAAGCAGTTCGCCCTACTTACCAAGAGCAAGAGCATCAGCGAATGCATTCGGGATATTCGCGCAGACTGGGACTATATCGCGATGGATAGCAAAAAAAACCGAGAAATAATGTCGACCACTGCCAAGTTCGGCAGGTGGCTCTCTACAGTCAGCGCGATTTTCATGTTCAGCGCTGGCCTTTTCTTCACCACGATTACGCCAATCTTCGCGGGAAAAACCGAGATCATCGACAATGAGACGGTGAGATCGCTCGCCGTCCCGGTCTACCGCGAAATCTTAGATCCACGTTCTACGCCGTATTTCGAAATTGTGCTGTTGACGGAAGCCGTTGGTTGTAACGCGATTTATTCGTTTACTGTCAGCGTATATAGTATGGCAGCGATATTTGTCATGCACACTTGCGGTCAATTCCAAATACTCATGCTGAAGATGGACGATCTTGCAGATGGAAAAGAAAGCAAGCTCGCGAATAATACGTATCAAGGAAGACTCGGTGAAATTGTGAAACTTCATGTCAGAATACTGAG TTTTATTGCTCGTATCGAGGAACTTTTAAACGGGATTTGCCTCGTGGATGTAATCGGATGTACACTCAACGTATGTTTTTTAGGATTCTATTTGATTACG GAATGGGAAAATAGTGAAGCAATAGGAACGATAATGTATGGTTTGTTGATGACATCCTTCACGTTCAATATATTTATCCTTTGTTATATTGGCGATCTCCTTGCCGATCAG tGCGTAGAAATCGGCACGAAGGCTTACATGATAGAGTGGTATCGCATTCACCCAAATAAGGGTGCGCTCGGTTTGATGTTGATGATGACAAAATCCAATTCTACGCTCAAACTCACAGCTGGAAAATTTTTTAGTCTATCATTGGACACCTTTGGCGCT gTCATGAGAACATCAATGGCTTATCTGAATTTACTTCGTACTTTCTTTTGA